From the genome of Bacillota bacterium, one region includes:
- a CDS encoding site-specific DNA-methyltransferase, whose amino-acid sequence MSNNENFLKKLQSLFRELFQFDFADLDFGLYRIFHLKRAEIETFISEQLPSEVDVAFKTVTGEEQQRLQEDLNILAQQVREQIADDAILPTGELQPKYLESNIKVVRELVERYENVRQKVAANEVAEAHKVEVFNHLYNFFSRYYEDGDFISKRRYGAKESYAIPYSGEEVFFTWANRNQHYVKTAETFKDYTFKVSNLFTEYHVRFTMVEASIPKDNTKGNTRYFIPRLDLLTYDDQVCELILSFEYRLLTPEEAERYGSNSKAQEAIIQEALPQILETVANEDLCALLKQDQRNEKEIVDGKPELPLLLKRLRHFCRKNTSDYFIHKDLRGFLKRELEFYIKEQVIHLMDLEANEADLNVKRRILRVFRRLAENVIEFLANIEDAQKILFEKKKFILGVDYLIPIQHIPRVFWQEILRNEGQLKEWQNWLTLKPEEVNEVFLENRPTLTVHTKYFDRVFVQRLLEALPFEDLDEATDGLLVHGENYQALCLLMQCYLKQVKCIYIDPPYNAAESEILYKNSYKHSSWASLMHPRLSVAKEIQAPDGLICVTIDDYELQYLKFIIDEVFGANNHFATVVIRNNPSGRSTVAGFAVNHEYALFYAKSAQLAHVGRLPHSEGQISRYDQIDENGKRFEWENLRKSSRGSLRSDRPKQFFPLYYNKRTGGLRVPSMMWRESIQLWEISEPPDDDEIALYPVDESGVERVWNYGVERAKKEAAQMIVVENGERHEVYKRKYLHQEGMLPRTWWDKPAYSARDNGARTLKNLFGQIRTFDFPKAVQAVSDAIRICLGPSTSDAVNYIFDFFAGSGTTGHAVINLNREDGGQRKFILVEMGEYFDTVLLPRITKVMYTPEWKDGKPKREATPEEVECTPCLVKILRIESYEDTLHNLAATAERFSSSGEARKREEAIKTLAGEDTYRLRYWIELPLREAETCLRALDLVHPFAYTLEILTEDGPVRKPVDVVETFNYLYGLRVRRYETWSNSDNGGREYRVVKATDRDGKRRILVLWRDVTDLNSETERAFLEVKIAEMEANGETWNEILINGDSPTPAVVSLDPIFKRLMMQGEEA is encoded by the coding sequence ATGTCTAATAACGAAAATTTCTTAAAAAAACTTCAATCTCTCTTCCGAGAGCTTTTCCAATTCGATTTTGCCGACTTGGATTTTGGCCTTTACCGTATATTTCATCTGAAACGGGCCGAAATTGAAACTTTTATAAGCGAACAATTGCCAAGTGAAGTAGATGTAGCTTTTAAGACTGTTACTGGCGAGGAGCAACAACGATTGCAAGAAGACTTAAATATATTAGCTCAACAGGTGCGGGAACAGATTGCAGATGACGCTATTTTACCTACTGGTGAACTCCAGCCGAAGTATCTAGAAAGTAACATTAAAGTTGTGCGCGAGTTGGTGGAACGATATGAAAACGTCCGTCAGAAAGTAGCTGCCAACGAAGTTGCCGAGGCACACAAGGTTGAAGTTTTTAATCATCTATACAACTTCTTCAGTCGTTATTACGAAGACGGTGACTTTATTTCTAAACGTCGATATGGAGCAAAAGAATCCTATGCCATACCCTACAGCGGCGAAGAGGTTTTCTTCACATGGGCCAACCGTAACCAGCACTATGTAAAAACCGCTGAAACCTTTAAAGACTATACTTTTAAAGTATCCAACCTGTTTACCGAGTACCATGTACGCTTCACAATGGTCGAAGCAAGCATCCCCAAGGACAATACCAAAGGAAATACACGCTACTTTATTCCGCGCCTTGACCTATTGACCTACGATGATCAAGTTTGTGAGTTAATTCTTTCATTTGAGTACCGTTTGCTCACGCCGGAAGAAGCTGAGCGCTATGGCTCAAATAGCAAGGCACAAGAGGCAATCATTCAGGAAGCTTTACCCCAAATTTTAGAAACTGTTGCCAATGAAGACTTGTGCGCTCTACTTAAGCAGGATCAAAGAAATGAAAAAGAAATTGTAGACGGTAAACCCGAATTACCGCTTCTTCTTAAGCGTCTGCGTCACTTTTGCCGTAAGAACACCAGTGATTACTTTATTCATAAAGACTTGCGGGGATTTTTAAAACGCGAATTAGAGTTTTACATTAAGGAGCAGGTTATTCATTTAATGGATCTTGAAGCAAACGAAGCTGACCTAAACGTTAAACGCCGTATACTACGCGTGTTTCGGAGACTGGCCGAAAATGTTATTGAGTTTTTAGCGAATATAGAAGATGCTCAGAAAATCCTGTTTGAAAAGAAAAAATTTATCTTAGGCGTGGACTACCTTATTCCTATCCAGCACATTCCGCGGGTATTCTGGCAGGAGATTCTACGAAACGAAGGACAGTTGAAAGAGTGGCAGAACTGGCTGACCTTGAAACCAGAAGAAGTAAACGAGGTTTTTCTGGAAAACCGCCCCACCTTGACAGTGCATACTAAGTATTTTGACCGTGTTTTTGTACAGCGCTTGTTGGAAGCGTTACCTTTCGAGGACCTGGACGAAGCTACTGACGGTCTGTTGGTGCACGGTGAGAACTACCAGGCCCTATGCCTGCTTATGCAGTGTTACTTGAAGCAAGTGAAGTGCATTTACATCGACCCGCCGTACAATGCAGCAGAGAGTGAAATCTTATATAAAAACTCGTACAAGCACTCTTCCTGGGCAAGCCTTATGCATCCACGGCTCTCTGTTGCAAAAGAAATTCAGGCACCAGACGGCTTGATTTGTGTCACAATAGATGACTATGAGTTGCAATACCTTAAGTTCATCATAGATGAAGTCTTTGGAGCGAATAATCACTTTGCCACTGTGGTGATTCGAAATAATCCCTCTGGGCGTTCCACAGTAGCTGGGTTCGCTGTTAACCACGAATACGCCTTGTTTTACGCCAAGTCAGCCCAACTCGCACATGTGGGACGCCTTCCGCACAGCGAAGGGCAAATATCCAGGTATGACCAAATCGATGAAAATGGTAAACGATTTGAGTGGGAAAATTTGAGAAAAAGCAGCAGAGGGTCCTTGAGAAGTGATAGGCCAAAGCAGTTTTTCCCTCTGTACTACAACAAGAGAACTGGCGGTTTACGAGTGCCGTCAATGATGTGGAGAGAGTCTATACAGTTGTGGGAAATTTCAGAACCGCCTGACGACGATGAGATTGCTTTATACCCCGTTGATGAAAGCGGAGTAGAGAGGGTTTGGAATTACGGCGTGGAGCGAGCAAAAAAAGAAGCGGCACAGATGATAGTAGTAGAAAACGGAGAGAGACATGAAGTATATAAACGGAAGTACCTTCATCAGGAAGGAATGCTGCCTCGAACTTGGTGGGATAAGCCCGCGTATTCGGCCCGTGACAATGGAGCTCGAACGTTGAAAAACCTCTTTGGACAGATTCGCACGTTTGATTTTCCAAAAGCGGTTCAAGCAGTTAGTGATGCTATTCGTATATGCTTAGGACCATCCACCTCTGATGCCGTCAATTACATCTTCGACTTCTTCGCCGGCTCCGGTACTACCGGCCACGCCGTCATCAACCTCAACCGTGAAGACGGCGGGCAGCGTAAATTTATCCTGGTGGAAATGGGCGAATATTTCGACACCGTCCTCTTGCCTCGCATTACCAAAGTGATGTACACGCCGGAGTGGAAGGACGGAAAGCCCAAACGGGAGGCCACGCCGGAGGAGGTCGAGTGTACGCCGTGTCTGGTTAAAATCCTGCGTATTGAATCCTACGAAGATACCCTGCATAACCTGGCGGCGACGGCGGAACGATTTTCCAGTTCCGGAGAAGCCCGAAAGCGCGAGGAAGCCATCAAGACCCTGGCTGGGGAAGACACCTACCGCCTGCGCTACTGGATCGAATTACCACTGCGCGAGGCCGAGACCTGTCTGCGGGCTCTGGACTTAGTCCATCCATTCGCTTACACCCTGGAAATCCTTACCGAAGACGGTCCCGTACGTAAGCCTGTGGACGTGGTGGAAACTTTCAACTACCTGTACGGCCTGCGCGTCCGGCGTTACGAAACATGGTCCAACTCGGATAACGGTGGTCGCGAGTATCGTGTGGTCAAGGCCACCGATCGAGATGGGAAACGCCGGATACTGGTTCTTTGGCGGGACGTAACCGACCTAAATTCGGAAACTGAGCGCGCTTTCCTGGAAGTGAAAATCGCTGAGATGGAGGCAAACGGCGAGACCTGGAACGAGATTCTGATCAACGGCGACAGCCCCACGCCTGCCGTCGTCTCACTCGATCCGATCTTTAAGCGGCTGATGATGCAAGGGGAGGAAGCTTGA
- a CDS encoding DUF3006 domain-containing protein codes for MLIIDRFEGDWAVIEFGKKTFNFPKSLLPKEVKEGDVIVISVSIDRKATTKRERNIKKLADQLFED; via the coding sequence ATGTTGATTATCGACCGCTTTGAAGGGGATTGGGCTGTTATTGAATTCGGTAAGAAAACATTCAACTTCCCGAAAAGCCTGCTTCCCAAAGAAGTAAAAGAAGGAGATGTTATTGTGATAAGCGTTTCCATAGACAGAAAAGCAACTACAAAAAGAGAGAGAAACATCAAAAAGCTGGCCGACCAGCTTTTTGAAGATTGA
- a CDS encoding MBL fold metallo-hydrolase — MRRNSILSLILAFLLAVIAGCGSQNVSEINESPAQVSASEISSQTVTAQQPNTQPALSGKLSVRSINVGQGDSILLQLPNSQTMLIDAGPNEAGSTVVSYLQKQGIKKIDYLVATHPHADHIGGMDAVIQAFEIGKVYMPRVTTTTESFESVLRSLQAKGLKITTAKCFKKLR; from the coding sequence ATGAGACGAAACTCTATTTTGTCTCTTATTCTGGCCTTTTTGTTGGCCGTTATTGCCGGCTGCGGCAGCCAGAATGTTTCGGAAATCAACGAATCACCAGCGCAGGTAAGTGCTTCTGAAATATCGTCTCAGACTGTAACAGCCCAACAGCCCAACACTCAGCCTGCTCTCTCAGGAAAACTATCCGTTCGCTCCATCAACGTCGGCCAGGGAGATTCCATTCTGCTCCAGCTCCCCAACAGCCAGACAATGCTTATTGACGCCGGGCCGAACGAAGCCGGCTCTACCGTGGTCTCTTATCTCCAGAAGCAGGGAATCAAGAAAATCGACTACCTTGTAGCCACTCACCCTCACGCCGACCACATCGGCGGAATGGACGCGGTCATCCAGGCGTTTGAAATAGGGAAAGTCTACATGCCCCGGGTGACAACCACAACCGAGAGTTTCGAGAGCGTCCTTCGTTCTCTCCAGGCGAAAGGTTTGAAGATAACCACGGCTAAGTGCTTTAAAAAATTACGGTGA